In Chitinophaga sp. HK235, a single window of DNA contains:
- a CDS encoding RagB/SusD family nutrient uptake outer membrane protein, with the protein MMKKKITTLFILFAMTLGSCKLDPIADPNNPSVASVTANASRNQLQSLVTGLETRSREYLFNAATAFGTFGREIWYFNSADSRNIQFWLGQGGRKPDANFYGVFTAYAAPYQTIKQANVLISAVNNTQAVSDIEKQSYIGFALTIQGYQYLIPANSQYKSGIRIAVSDELNPGNFVSYENALKAIRNVLDSGYKALAQAGNTLPFRLTAGYSNFSTPAGLAKVNRALAARTAIYQQDWQGALDALSSSFFDLNGNLNAGPAHIYGAPPDGFNPLYYLPDGSFSGVPVVHPSLVADALPGDKRVTEKFFLRKQPLINTVGAVPLSSQYQDKRWAQNTSPIPYIRNEELILIYAEAKAQLNQPEDAIAAINRIRSAAGLTPYNGTKDTPALITEILFQRRYSLWFEPAGHRWIDLRRYNRLNEIPVAQDQGSVFTQLERPADEVNWDIYKENR; encoded by the coding sequence ATGATGAAAAAAAAGATCACTACACTCTTTATACTTTTTGCAATGACATTAGGCTCCTGCAAACTGGATCCTATTGCAGATCCGAACAATCCATCCGTGGCAAGCGTTACGGCCAATGCTTCCCGCAACCAGCTGCAGAGCCTTGTTACCGGCCTGGAAACGCGCAGCAGGGAATACCTCTTCAATGCCGCTACAGCGTTTGGCACCTTCGGCCGGGAAATCTGGTATTTCAATTCCGCTGATTCCAGAAACATACAGTTCTGGCTGGGTCAGGGCGGGCGCAAGCCAGATGCCAACTTCTATGGTGTATTTACCGCTTATGCAGCTCCCTACCAGACCATCAAACAGGCGAATGTGCTCATCAGTGCCGTGAACAACACACAGGCCGTGAGTGATATTGAAAAGCAGTCCTACATTGGATTTGCGCTCACCATTCAGGGATACCAGTATCTCATCCCGGCCAACAGCCAGTATAAAAGCGGTATACGCATAGCAGTAAGCGATGAGCTGAATCCCGGCAACTTCGTGAGTTATGAAAACGCTTTGAAAGCAATCAGGAATGTGTTGGACAGCGGCTACAAAGCACTGGCACAAGCTGGAAACACACTACCATTCAGGCTTACAGCCGGCTACAGCAACTTCAGCACTCCGGCAGGATTGGCAAAAGTAAACCGTGCGCTGGCCGCCCGCACAGCCATTTATCAGCAGGACTGGCAGGGGGCACTGGATGCGCTTTCCAGCTCCTTCTTTGATCTCAATGGTAATCTGAACGCCGGACCAGCTCATATATACGGCGCACCGCCAGATGGTTTTAATCCGCTCTATTACCTGCCGGATGGCAGTTTCAGCGGGGTGCCCGTAGTGCATCCTTCGCTTGTTGCAGATGCTTTGCCGGGCGATAAAAGAGTAACCGAAAAATTCTTTTTAAGAAAACAACCACTGATCAACACCGTAGGTGCAGTACCGTTATCCAGCCAGTATCAGGATAAGCGCTGGGCGCAGAACACAAGCCCTATCCCCTATATCCGGAACGAAGAGCTGATCCTGATCTATGCAGAAGCCAAAGCCCAGCTGAATCAGCCGGAAGATGCTATTGCGGCTATTAACCGCATACGTTCCGCTGCCGGCCTTACACCCTACAATGGTACGAAAGACACTCCAGCCCTCATTACAGAAATACTTTTCCAGCGGAGGTACTCTCTCTGGTTTGAGCCGGCAGGACACCGCTGGATAGACCTCCGTCGCTACAACCGCCTGAATGAGATCCCCGTAGCACAGGACCAGGGCAGCGTTTTCACGCAGCTTGAAAGGCCCGCCGATGAAGTGAACTGGGATATTTATAAAGAGAACAGATAA
- a CDS encoding AraC family transcriptional regulator, giving the protein MEHLHDTFAVEIAEYEDWSERNRKNNFFELVYVLRGTGLQSVNYVKRKYAKNGIFLLPAAKCHMYIIEEPTRFLFIRFTGSYFASRGKDQIDYSSWFSHLNFILGNHDRFPGEIISDPVEKSRVKRLLDVVLSEYQRKDACSAFVIQNTLVSVLGILAHNIQKKVLQGRTFKDSRFTELINFISFNILDPEKISPAYLSDKFNISESYFSEYFQRNASERFQDFVLKTRLQIAESRAIYTSTPITEIAWELGFTDSSHLNRMMKKHFGRGMRELRKGVM; this is encoded by the coding sequence ATGGAGCACCTGCATGATACATTTGCTGTTGAGATCGCTGAATACGAGGACTGGAGCGAAAGAAACCGGAAGAATAACTTCTTTGAACTGGTATATGTTCTTCGGGGGACGGGTTTGCAAAGCGTAAATTATGTCAAAAGGAAATATGCTAAAAACGGTATTTTCCTTCTTCCTGCGGCTAAATGCCATATGTATATTATAGAAGAGCCAACACGTTTTCTTTTTATCCGTTTTACCGGAAGTTACTTTGCATCCAGAGGAAAAGACCAGATCGATTACAGTTCATGGTTTAGCCATCTGAATTTCATTCTGGGCAATCATGATCGTTTTCCGGGAGAGATCATCAGCGATCCTGTAGAGAAAAGCCGGGTGAAGAGATTGCTGGATGTGGTGCTTTCCGAATACCAGCGAAAAGATGCCTGTTCTGCTTTTGTTATCCAGAATACCTTAGTATCTGTGTTGGGTATTCTGGCACATAATATTCAAAAAAAGGTATTGCAGGGACGTACGTTTAAAGACAGCAGATTTACCGAATTAATCAATTTTATATCCTTTAATATTTTAGACCCGGAAAAGATATCACCTGCGTATCTTTCTGATAAATTTAATATTTCGGAGAGCTATTTCAGCGAATACTTTCAGAGGAATGCCTCCGAGCGTTTTCAGGACTTCGTGTTAAAAACCCGTTTACAAATTGCGGAGTCCAGAGCTATCTATACCAGTACACCTATAACAGAAATCGCCTGGGAGCTGGGGTTTACGGATAGCAGTCATCTGAATAGAATGATGAAAAAACATTTTGGCAGAGGGATGAGGGAGCTGAGAAAAGGAGTCATGTGA
- a CDS encoding Imm42 family immunity protein yields the protein MVFGQENIFTIDADLSQSGYYTFINCCFRVKEVTIGDITQLSLLGVAQPLFKKILLKEGQRSAAALEKNSADEIIHLLKEAKSGDNEAAEALLETLEIDLNGIECFDGYYFFLIESQGFDRLLISDNVDKKNYEFKLPKNHFYKSIKLLLSWINDVTYIALKTDM from the coding sequence ATGGTATTCGGACAGGAAAATATATTCACCATCGACGCAGACTTGAGCCAATCAGGCTATTACACTTTTATTAATTGCTGTTTCCGGGTTAAAGAGGTGACCATTGGAGATATAACACAGTTGTCTTTGTTAGGGGTAGCGCAGCCGCTCTTTAAGAAGATCCTGTTAAAAGAAGGCCAGCGGAGTGCTGCTGCATTGGAGAAAAACAGTGCTGACGAAATCATTCATCTGTTAAAAGAGGCGAAATCCGGTGACAATGAGGCCGCAGAAGCACTATTGGAAACATTGGAGATAGACCTGAATGGTATCGAATGTTTTGATGGATATTATTTTTTTCTGATAGAAAGCCAGGGATTTGACCGGCTGCTTATCAGTGATAATGTAGATAAGAAAAATTATGAATTTAAGTTGCCTAAAAATCATTTCTATAAGAGCATCAAATTGTTGCTGTCATGGATTAATGATGTTACTTACATTGCCCTGAAGACTGATATGTAG
- a CDS encoding SMI1/KNR4 family protein has translation MVTTEILSILSVNNIPVSEVEAFVQFLPRNGFSFLSDKELDSMLIFLGQQEDDLKEILPILTDNNSNFLCVFVTGNHKGQVCYLSHDEINLNPIFRNIPNLVKAINEHPDSWDVTELPPDVFDFENLPF, from the coding sequence ATGGTAACAACAGAAATACTATCAATACTTAGTGTAAACAATATTCCGGTTTCGGAAGTGGAGGCATTTGTGCAGTTTTTACCCAGGAACGGTTTTAGTTTTTTGTCCGATAAGGAGCTTGATTCAATGTTGATTTTTCTTGGTCAGCAAGAAGATGATTTAAAGGAAATTCTCCCTATCCTCACGGATAACAATTCGAATTTTTTATGCGTATTTGTGACAGGAAATCACAAAGGGCAAGTTTGTTATTTATCTCATGATGAAATTAATTTAAATCCTATTTTTAGGAACATACCTAATTTGGTGAAGGCAATAAACGAGCATCCTGATTCATGGGATGTGACAGAACTTCCTCCTGATGTTTTCGATTTTGAGAACCTACCATTTTAG
- a CDS encoding ankyrin repeat domain-containing protein, with protein MVVEDCKMNFKYSDVDKAIDERNFKILEEINLISPATLREAYNGDYASPIHYAAKFGDAEVLNFFHTIGLDLTIEDANGINALDAASSGNNIKTAKWLLEKGGSIEGGAKAIISPLMSAVMLGHLEMVKFLIENGADVNRVHVRTGKLPLDAARSRKYDEIAALLTQHGARSYSTLPDWIENDIKGSGILSHVTLRLGEILPVDIPTPIDIKPVVLKLVQTNGDKNRVLFTFGLFDFHKPMLEFFLVLPQYWNFYNKEDGNQFPVLFLSKLINHIKSGWSVKEGDCLLAEDRMFNDLKWPEGIAGLFISDVKWKSGKSTEELNKDIEESEQVKLFTLIPLKAIKGGYAKLSIEKGRESGWTKLTVPIEG; from the coding sequence ATGGTGGTTGAAGATTGTAAAATGAATTTTAAATACAGCGATGTCGATAAAGCTATCGACGAAAGGAATTTCAAAATTCTTGAAGAAATAAACTTAATATCACCAGCAACACTCCGGGAAGCTTATAATGGTGACTATGCATCTCCAATACATTATGCAGCTAAATTCGGAGATGCCGAAGTGTTGAATTTTTTCCATACAATTGGCCTTGATTTAACTATTGAAGACGCTAATGGTATTAATGCGCTGGATGCTGCATCAAGTGGCAACAATATAAAGACAGCAAAGTGGTTGCTTGAAAAGGGGGGATCTATTGAGGGGGGAGCAAAAGCAATAATATCTCCTTTGATGAGTGCCGTTATGCTTGGCCATTTGGAGATGGTGAAGTTTCTGATCGAAAATGGGGCTGATGTAAACAGAGTGCATGTAAGGACAGGGAAACTACCACTGGATGCAGCCCGGTCCAGAAAATATGATGAAATTGCAGCGCTGTTAACACAGCATGGAGCCAGAAGCTATTCTACATTACCGGATTGGATAGAGAATGATATAAAAGGAAGTGGTATTCTTTCTCATGTTACATTGAGATTAGGCGAAATATTGCCTGTTGACATACCAACTCCAATCGATATAAAACCAGTTGTGTTGAAGCTTGTTCAGACAAATGGTGATAAGAACCGGGTGTTATTTACATTTGGTCTCTTTGACTTTCATAAACCTATGCTGGAGTTTTTCCTTGTGCTTCCTCAATATTGGAACTTTTATAATAAGGAAGATGGAAATCAGTTTCCTGTTTTGTTTTTAAGTAAACTGATCAACCATATTAAATCAGGTTGGAGTGTTAAAGAAGGGGATTGCTTACTCGCAGAAGATAGGATGTTTAATGATTTGAAATGGCCGGAGGGCATAGCGGGGCTATTTATCAGTGATGTAAAGTGGAAGTCGGGGAAAAGCACGGAAGAACTAAACAAGGATATAGAAGAGAGTGAACAGGTAAAGTTATTTACATTGATTCCGTTAAAAGCTATAAAAGGTGGGTACGCTAAACTATCTATTGAAAAAGGCAGAGAATCAGGATGGACGAAGCTAACAGTACCTATAGAAGGTTAG
- a CDS encoding RHS repeat-associated core domain-containing protein: protein MAYIRIKNDPLSPKAPIDPKPVAKHFDIVLGLDFHMLKVPWPFTPCPITPFAALIFDPMDYIHITIPAIPVYSEGGGFSLARNVPTGGTVYFNGMHKGVAQGALWGLPSVPPFLGKLKGLGKVVNKINLLHSVLPHPLFLLPKFFHPHEGQLSHGSKTVISQGMYQSTWLCRAYSCQDVGKILMNNPTGGFYLNFLTAVMVVLPIGKPVMIGGMKEEQQLKLSDLMNALFLMGLMHGLKFSLKMLGKLLTRILGKLEARFPRFAKFRAAVQPFICKYLGEPVDAASGHMASYLEGFSLPGPIPFTWDANYYSDSKYDGPLGKNIYHSYDITLLVSEEDEAVVMNDTAGRPVVFPILKPGTSFYNPKEKYELHCTTAGEYYVSSKNGLQYHFYRVGYRDNGHARLRSITDRNGFSIRFYYNQEGQLEKMTDSAHRDIFVKYNDQNLIASIQAPHPELGDRGILVEMMRYTYDDKGNLKEMYNAEGYYNTFSWEGRHIIARRFNNDTTFTFSYDRHGRCTAALGPAGLFSYTFEYFEDYTVATNSLGYKKTYYHAGGIVNSITNSDGGARLFVYDAADNLVSETNELGIATTYDYDDKSNLTGLHLPGRGTLAITYNHLQQPLTITQPNGGVWEYAYDAAGNLLQRINPLGAVTQFEYQQGQVDRIINPLGAVTRLQYNTQNLLSNILLPAGAAVRYTYDQLGRVTDITDSDGAALQREYNLLGNPVLVKGSSGNTIKLQYDSMGNAIVVSDKHQEVNLRYNFFGDIIQREQGGAVIQMTYDTEGQLRRIINEHREAYSFELDGEGNVLTETGFDGLTRRYLRNAAGQAVRITLPDGSEQACEYTPAGCVATVYYEKDGSAETFGYNVMAQLISAQNDHATVQLKRNLLGWIEQEQCNGHTLNSQYNQLGQRTALQSSLGAQLNLHYDPVMSWLEKMEANGWSTQFKYNSRGQISERTMTGQVVQQNQYDLIGRLTEQITGKGNKRLQRHYSWDGDRLTGIQDSTTGTRQFKHDVYGNLSEVIYGDGSVEYRMPDAVGNLFETPQQTDRRYDKGGRLLKSKNATYQYDQLGNLIRKEERNGRVWKYQWNPAGMLESVLRPDGETVGFKYDALGRRIEKRYKHTITKWVWDGNKPLHEWKEFDAKDSSADDLITWVFDRYNFAPAAKIKGTRKYSIVTDHLGTPIQGYDETGSLIWQREIDSYGNTRMLHGEAGFCNYLYQGQTSDPETGLAYNRFRYYNPEDGLYISQDPIQLLGGLSFYAYVFDPNSWIDPLGLARRGNCATQKHMDDVRDQFMNDNPNATHVAGGRDKLNNNVDLPETYLPPNTQLASSRAGSSFTDMTFDVNGQTVYVQTVDKGSVHGMSQREWDNANRITRQNPDAVVVTVVKGNPLNPGDLDVSNMNPGSIYRF, encoded by the coding sequence ATGGCATATATAAGAATAAAGAACGATCCCTTATCCCCCAAAGCGCCCATTGATCCCAAGCCTGTCGCCAAACATTTTGATATTGTTCTGGGACTGGACTTTCACATGTTGAAAGTTCCCTGGCCTTTTACCCCTTGCCCGATAACACCTTTTGCCGCTTTGATTTTTGATCCGATGGATTACATTCATATCACTATACCGGCTATACCGGTGTATAGTGAAGGTGGTGGCTTTAGTTTGGCCCGCAATGTGCCCACCGGTGGAACCGTTTATTTTAACGGCATGCACAAGGGAGTGGCGCAGGGAGCCTTGTGGGGATTGCCTTCTGTACCACCCTTCCTGGGAAAACTGAAGGGCCTGGGAAAAGTTGTCAACAAAATCAACCTGCTACATTCCGTTTTACCACATCCGTTGTTTCTGTTACCAAAGTTTTTTCATCCACATGAAGGGCAGCTTTCGCATGGTAGTAAAACCGTTATCAGCCAAGGTATGTATCAAAGTACCTGGCTGTGCAGGGCTTACTCCTGTCAGGATGTAGGGAAAATATTAATGAATAACCCTACTGGTGGTTTCTATCTTAATTTTCTTACGGCAGTCATGGTGGTATTGCCCATCGGTAAGCCGGTTATGATCGGAGGCATGAAAGAGGAGCAGCAGTTAAAGCTCTCCGATTTGATGAATGCCCTGTTCTTAATGGGACTGATGCATGGGTTGAAGTTTTCATTAAAGATGTTGGGTAAATTGCTGACCCGCATACTGGGAAAACTGGAGGCCCGTTTTCCCCGATTCGCTAAATTCAGAGCTGCGGTTCAGCCCTTTATTTGTAAATACCTGGGAGAGCCGGTAGATGCTGCCAGTGGCCATATGGCCAGTTATCTGGAGGGTTTCAGCCTGCCAGGCCCGATTCCTTTTACCTGGGATGCCAATTATTACAGTGATAGCAAATATGATGGTCCGCTGGGAAAAAATATCTATCACAGTTATGATATCACCTTATTGGTCAGTGAAGAAGATGAAGCGGTGGTGATGAACGATACTGCAGGCAGACCTGTCGTATTTCCAATACTGAAGCCTGGTACCAGTTTTTACAATCCTAAAGAGAAATATGAGCTCCACTGCACAACAGCAGGGGAGTATTATGTAAGCAGCAAAAACGGCCTGCAATACCATTTTTACCGTGTAGGCTACAGAGACAATGGACATGCCAGATTGCGCAGTATCACGGACCGGAACGGGTTTTCCATCCGGTTTTATTATAATCAGGAAGGGCAGCTGGAAAAGATGACTGACAGTGCTCATCGGGATATTTTTGTGAAGTATAATGATCAGAACCTTATCGCATCCATACAGGCCCCTCACCCCGAACTGGGCGACAGGGGCATATTGGTGGAGATGATGCGTTATACCTATGATGATAAAGGAAATCTGAAGGAGATGTATAATGCGGAAGGGTATTATAATACCTTCAGCTGGGAGGGCCGGCACATCATTGCCCGCCGCTTTAATAACGACACCACCTTTACCTTTAGTTATGACCGTCATGGCCGGTGTACGGCTGCACTGGGGCCAGCCGGCTTGTTCAGTTACACCTTTGAATATTTTGAAGATTATACCGTAGCCACTAACAGCCTGGGATACAAAAAGACCTATTATCATGCAGGTGGTATTGTAAACAGCATCACCAACAGCGATGGGGGAGCGAGACTATTCGTATATGATGCTGCAGACAACCTGGTATCCGAAACCAATGAGCTGGGCATTGCCACTACCTATGACTATGATGATAAAAGTAATCTGACTGGCCTGCATCTGCCTGGCCGGGGAACTTTGGCCATCACCTATAATCACTTACAGCAACCCCTTACCATTACACAACCTAACGGTGGGGTTTGGGAGTATGCCTATGATGCAGCGGGTAATCTGTTGCAGCGCATCAACCCTCTGGGGGCGGTTACTCAGTTTGAATACCAGCAAGGTCAGGTGGACAGGATCATCAATCCATTAGGGGCCGTTACCCGCCTGCAATACAATACACAGAACCTGCTCAGCAACATACTGTTGCCTGCTGGAGCAGCGGTGAGATATACCTATGATCAGCTGGGGCGTGTAACGGATATTACAGATAGCGACGGAGCTGCTTTGCAGCGGGAATATAATTTGTTGGGCAACCCGGTGCTGGTGAAGGGCAGTTCCGGTAATACCATTAAGCTGCAATATGACAGCATGGGGAATGCCATCGTAGTAAGTGACAAACATCAGGAGGTAAACCTCCGGTATAATTTTTTCGGAGACATCATCCAGCGCGAACAGGGCGGTGCGGTCATACAAATGACCTATGATACAGAAGGACAACTACGGCGTATCATAAACGAACACCGGGAAGCCTATAGTTTTGAGCTGGACGGAGAAGGAAATGTACTTACAGAAACGGGCTTCGACGGACTGACCCGCCGTTACCTGCGCAACGCCGCAGGACAGGCGGTGCGTATTACCTTGCCCGATGGCAGCGAACAGGCTTGTGAGTATACTCCTGCCGGATGTGTTGCCACTGTATATTACGAAAAGGATGGTAGTGCTGAAACCTTTGGGTATAATGTCATGGCTCAGCTCATCAGTGCGCAGAACGATCACGCTACCGTACAGTTGAAACGTAACCTGTTGGGATGGATAGAGCAGGAGCAATGCAACGGGCATACCCTGAACAGCCAGTATAACCAGCTGGGTCAGCGTACTGCCCTGCAAAGCAGTCTGGGTGCGCAACTAAATCTGCATTATGACCCTGTGATGAGCTGGTTGGAGAAAATGGAAGCCAACGGATGGAGTACACAGTTTAAATATAATAGCCGTGGCCAGATCTCCGAAAGAACCATGACCGGACAGGTGGTGCAACAAAACCAGTACGACCTCATAGGCCGGCTTACAGAACAGATAACAGGAAAGGGCAACAAACGGTTACAACGCCATTACTCCTGGGATGGTGACCGGCTGACCGGCATACAGGACAGCACCACCGGTACCCGGCAGTTTAAACACGACGTATATGGCAACCTGTCCGAAGTGATTTATGGTGATGGCAGCGTAGAGTATCGTATGCCCGACGCCGTGGGTAACTTATTTGAAACCCCGCAACAAACCGACCGACGCTATGATAAAGGCGGAAGACTCTTAAAAAGTAAAAACGCTACCTATCAGTATGATCAGCTGGGCAACCTCATACGCAAGGAAGAACGCAATGGACGGGTATGGAAATATCAATGGAATCCCGCCGGCATGCTGGAAAGCGTGCTGCGGCCGGATGGGGAAACCGTCGGCTTTAAATACGATGCCCTCGGCAGGAGGATTGAAAAAAGATATAAACATACCATCACTAAATGGGTGTGGGATGGGAATAAACCACTGCACGAATGGAAAGAGTTTGATGCGAAAGATAGCTCAGCGGATGATTTAATCACCTGGGTGTTTGATCGTTATAATTTTGCACCCGCCGCCAAAATAAAAGGTACCAGAAAATACAGTATTGTTACAGACCACTTAGGCACCCCAATACAGGGTTATGATGAAACAGGCAGTCTGATATGGCAACGGGAAATAGATAGTTACGGGAATACCCGGATGCTTCATGGTGAAGCCGGTTTTTGTAATTATCTTTATCAGGGACAAACATCTGATCCTGAAACAGGATTGGCGTATAACCGGTTCAGGTATTACAATCCGGAAGATGGCCTGTATATCAGTCAGGATCCGATACAATTACTGGGAGGGCTTTCTTTTTATGCGTATGTATTTGATCCAAATAGCTGGATTGATCCTCTGGGTTTGGCACGAAGAGGTAATTGTGCCACACAAAAGCATATGGATGATGTACGGGATCAGTTTATGAACGATAATCCTAATGCAACACATGTAGCAGGAGGTAGAGATAAATTGAACAACAATGTGGATTTACCGGAAACCTATCTGCCCCCCAATACCCAACTGGCAAGCAGCAGAGCCGGCAGTTCGTTTACAGACATGACGTTTGACGTCAATGGCCAAACGGTGTATGTACAAACTGTGGATAAAGGAAGTGTACACGGAATGTCTCAGCGGGAATGGGATAATGCAAACAGAATAACCAGACAGAATCCTGATGCGGTAGTGGTGACCGTTGTAAAAGGTAACCCGCTTAATCCCGGAGATCTGGATGTCAGCAACATGAACCCTGGAAGCATTTATAGATTTTAA
- a CDS encoding carboxymuconolactone decarboxylase family protein has protein sequence MKTTQYMDYKTISKETIGFLYQSHASIRKSGLDNKLIALAELRVSQLNGCAYCCSFHNNELRQMGINQDILDKLPGWKHSKAFDPVQELVLLWAEAVTLMQNDLQTIREKLEQHFSEKEVVDLTTSISLMNALNRLRITLGEKD, from the coding sequence ATGAAGACAACACAGTACATGGATTACAAAACCATCTCAAAAGAAACAATCGGCTTTCTGTATCAATCACATGCCAGTATCAGAAAGTCAGGCCTGGACAACAAACTGATTGCACTGGCAGAACTACGGGTATCCCAATTAAACGGATGCGCCTATTGCTGCAGCTTTCACAACAATGAATTAAGACAAATGGGTATCAACCAGGATATACTCGATAAACTGCCCGGCTGGAAACATTCCAAAGCTTTTGATCCGGTGCAGGAACTGGTATTGTTATGGGCAGAAGCAGTCACATTGATGCAGAATGATCTTCAGACGATACGCGAAAAACTAGAGCAACATTTTAGCGAAAAAGAAGTGGTGGATCTCACTACCAGTATTTCGCTGATGAATGCACTTAACCGGCTTCGGATTACGCTTGGAGAGAAGGATTAG